The Trichocoleus desertorum ATA4-8-CV12 genome includes a window with the following:
- a CDS encoding pentapeptide repeat-containing protein: protein MMSRSRQESIQAAAELLEQYSTGRRDFYKAELGQASLIEAVLCEADLSESNLTKSNLILANLSQANLTGAVLVRANLNGAELIDANLSQSNQVRVGLIGANLSGANLSGANLSGANLSGANLSGANLSGANLSGANLSGA from the coding sequence ATGATGAGTAGGAGTAGGCAGGAAAGTATTCAAGCTGCGGCTGAATTGTTGGAGCAATACAGCACAGGTAGAAGGGACTTTTATAAAGCAGAGCTAGGCCAAGCAAGTTTGATTGAAGCTGTACTCTGTGAAGCCGACCTTTCGGAATCTAATTTGACTAAATCGAACTTAATTTTAGCTAACCTCTCTCAAGCTAATTTAACGGGTGCAGTTTTAGTTCGAGCTAACTTGAATGGGGCAGAACTAATTGATGCCAACCTCAGCCAATCTAATCAAGTTCGAGTTGGTTTAATTGGAGCGAACTTGAGTGGAGCGAACTTGAGTGGAGCGAACTTGAGTGGAGCGAACTTGAGTGGAGCGAACTTGAGTGGAGCGAACTTGAGTGGAGCGAACTTGAGTGGAGCGAACTTGAGTGGAGCG
- a CDS encoding hydrocarbon-binding protein, which yields MTTLREELGNFSSIVCLKSIIVGMEDALGEKATAISLIAAGRARGKKLAAELGLVNSAVSLEDAASKMAYALGKDGTRLLVLDKVERTSDVIKVYVKETVCSAGEPQGSERKCTFTLGAVWGALEAVLSKRLQGKHTESVLRGGSHDVFEFTEMG from the coding sequence ATGACTACGTTGCGCGAAGAACTCGGAAATTTCAGCAGTATTGTTTGCTTAAAGTCCATCATTGTTGGCATGGAAGATGCCTTAGGTGAGAAAGCAACTGCTATCTCTTTGATTGCCGCTGGTCGGGCCCGTGGCAAAAAGCTGGCAGCAGAATTAGGCTTAGTTAACTCAGCCGTATCTTTAGAAGATGCTGCCTCAAAAATGGCCTACGCTTTAGGGAAAGACGGCACTCGCTTGTTGGTGCTCGACAAGGTTGAGAGAACTAGTGATGTCATCAAAGTCTATGTAAAGGAGACTGTTTGCTCTGCGGGTGAACCCCAAGGTTCAGAGCGAAAGTGCACCTTCACCCTAGGCGCGGTTTGGGGCGCGCTAGAGGCAGTTTTGAGTAAGCGCCTACAAGGCAAGCACACTGAGTCTGTTCTGCGTGGTGGCAGCCACGATGTTTTTGAATTTACTGAAATGGGATAA